In Perognathus longimembris pacificus isolate PPM17 chromosome 3, ASM2315922v1, whole genome shotgun sequence, a single window of DNA contains:
- the Rab36 gene encoding ras-related protein Rab-36 yields the protein MKSSLMPLGPPVSRDRVITNFPKWYTPDACLQLKEHFHGQVSTACQHRNTGTVGLKLSKVVVVGDLYVGKTSLIHRFCKNVFDRDYKATIGVDFEIERFEIAGIPYSLQIWDTAGQEKFKCIASAYYRGAQVIITTFDLTDVQTLEHTRQWLADALRENEEGACFIFLVGTKKDLLSGAACEQAEAEAVHLANEMQAEYWSVSAKTGENVKAFFSRVAALAFEQSVLQDLEKRHSTRPQVGDGDLIRMERSILETQDSKKPPTLSCC from the exons ATGAAGTCATCTCTGATGCCTCTGGGACCTCCTGTGAGCCGGGACCGTGTCATCACCAACTTCCCTAAG TGGTATACACCTGACGCCTGCTTGCAGCTCAAGGAACATTTCCATGGGCAGGTCAGCACAGCCTGTCAGCACAGGAACACAGGGACTGTCGG GCTCAAACTCTCCAAGGTGGTTGTTGTTGGCGATCTCTACGTTGGGAAGACCAGCCTCATCCACAG GTTCTGCAAGAATGTTTTTGACCGTGACTACAAGGCTACTATTGGGGTAGACTTTGAAATTGAGCGTTTTGAGATTGCTGGGATTCCCTACAGCCTGCAGAT CTGGGACACAGCTGGGCAGGAGAAATTCAAGTGTATCGCATCTGCCTACTACCGCGGTGCCCAAG TGATCATCACAACCTTTGACCTCACTGATGTGCAGACTCTGGAACACACCAG GCAGTGGTTAGCTGATGCCttgagagagaatgaggagggTGCCTGCTTTATCTTCCTTGTGGGAACCAAGAAGGACCTTTTG TCAGGGGCAGCATGTGAACAGGCTGAAGCGGAGGCTGTCCACCTGGCCAATGAAATGCAAGCAGAGTACTGGTCAGTGTCAGCCAAGACAG GAGAAAATGTGAAGGCATTCTTCAGCCGTGTCGCTGCGCTGGCATTTGAGCAGTCAGTTCTGCAGGACCTGGAGAAGAGGCACAGCACCCGGCCTCAGGTCGGCGATGGAGACCTCATTC GAATGGAGAGAAGTATATTAGAGACACAGGACAGCAAGAAGCCCCCCACCCTGAGCTGCTGTTAG